The Methylomonas rhizoryzae genome includes the window TGCCAGCGGCAAAACCAGCCGATTTCGTTGGCGATGCTGGACATCGACCATTTCAAGGCCTTGAACGACAACTACGGCCACGTGTCCGGCGACGAATGCTTGAAAAAAATCGGTGCGGTACTGAGCCGTTATACCCGCCGGCCCAGCGATTTATGCGCACGTTTCGGCGGCGAAGAATTCAGCGTAGTACTGGGTAACACCGCACTGGACGAAGCCGAACAAATCGTAGAATCCCTGTTATCCGATATTCGCTCGTTAAAAATCCCTAACGTCAAGTCTCCGATTGCGCCTATAGTCACAGTCAGCGCCGGCTTGACGACCGTTTGGCCCACTCGGGATATCGACGAAACCAGCGGAGTGGAAGCCGCCGACATCCTGTTGTATGCCTCAAAGGCCAAAGGCGGCGACCAAATCAGCTGCCGGATTTTAGCCTGAAGGTTGCGATGGGTTGCCGTCTGCCGGCCTCCGTCATCGCACTGCAGCAATGTTCTGCAAAGATACGTTAAAGCCGCTCAGCCCGCTTGCCAAATTCCCGCGATTGGAGTTAGGTTAGGTCACTCCATCTTACCGAGGCCGAGGTTAAATCATGCACGAACAAACCGTCGAATTCCGGCCCGTATTGCGCAATACCTCGCGCATCAGCCGTAGCAAACTGTTTTTCGCCGTTTTTCTGATCAGTTTGGCCGTCTCGCAAACCGCCGTGTTCATGCAAACGCCGCAATATCGCAGCTCCGCCACCCTGCTGACCACCTCGGCAACCGACCTGGACCAAGCCAGTCCGGCGGCGGATCTGCAGCACCTCGGCATACAAACCGAAATCCTGCTAGGCTCCGCGATTATGGAAGCGACCGTAGAACGCTTGCAGGAAGTTACCCGCCACGCCGAATCTTGGGAGCCGCAGACTTTACGCCGTCAGTTCTCGGTCTCGGCCGAGCCGGACACCAATTTGTTGCACCTCTATGCGGATGGCCCGGAACCTAAACGTCTGGAGTTGGCCCTGGACGCTTGGATAGCCAGTTACCTGAAAGTACGCGGCGACGCTACCGCGGAAAATTCCGACAAATTGGCCGGTCAATTACACGGGCAACTGGAGCGTACCGAACGGCAAATCGCCGAGCAGCGGCGCCGCATCGAACAGTTCGGCATGCAACACAACATTCTGTCCGCCGAAAGCGGCGACAACCAAGCGCACGCCCGCTTGCAAGGCTTGAATAAAGCGTTGAACGACGCGCTGGCGGCGGAAGTTGGCAGCAAGGCCAAACTCGATACCCTATCGGCCGCCATTAGCGAAGGCCGGCCGGTGGTAGCGGAGTCGGATTCGCAAGCAATGGCGGTGCTGTTGCAGCAAGCCGAAAAATTGCGCGACCAGATGGCGGAGATCGAAGGCCGCTTCACCGCCGACTATATCGCCTTGAATCCCAACCTGAACCGAGTGCGCGAGCAATTGGCGGAAATCGAACGCAAAATCGCGGCGAAATCCGAGCAAGGTCAACACATGGCATTACAAGAAGCGCAAAACGCTTATCTGGCCGCCAAACAATCGGTCGCCTCGCTAAAAGCGCAACTGAACGCCCACAAACAAGCGGCAGCCGAATACGCCTCCGGCTTTTCCGAACAGCAAGCGATGCAGCAAGATCTCGCCAATTTGGAAACTGTGGCGCAAGGCATCAAACAGCGTTTGGCCGACATCGACATCAAACAACGGCAAACGTATCCGCAAGTAGAAGTCGTCTCCTGGGCCAGCTTGCCGGATCGGCCGATAGGCCCGGACTATCCGCTCGAAGCCGGCTGGGCGGCCGGCGGAAGTTTCGCCTTGGCGCTAACTGTGGTACTGCTTTGGGAATTCTTGCGGCGCGCCGAACAACCTGAAATTCCCACTGCCAAAAGCTTGGGTTGGCGTCCGCCGGCGCAGGCCCAACCGGCCTTGGAAGCCGCCTATTATCCCGCCCAAAATGGATTGGCCGGCCCTACTTTTGCTGCGCTGCCGGCGGTGGATGGGCCGACCGAAATGAGCCGGAACGAAGTGCTGGCGCTATACCGCGGTTCGGAGCCGCCGCTGAACGCCGTGGTGGCTTTGCTGTGCAACGGCTTGAGTTTGGCCGAGATCGTCAGCTTAAGTCCGGACTGCTTGAACGCCGAAACCCTGATGATCATGGTGCCGGGCCAACGCAACCTGCCGATGACCGCCGCGGTCGCTCACTTGTGCCGGCTTGGCGCACACTTTACCGAGTGGCCACGGGCCGAGGCGCTGGATAGTCTGTTGTGCAGTTTTGCGATCGACTTCGGCTTGCCTACGCCGCAAGTCAATGCGGAAGCCATTCGCCACACCTATTTACTGTACTTGGTGCGCCAAGGCATCAAGCTGACCGATCTGAACAAAATCGCCGGCGCACTGAGTTCGGAACGCCTGCAACTATTGAGGCGTTATTCGCCAGCACTGGCCGGCCTGCCCTTTCAAGCCATAGACCTGGACTTCATCCCACCCGCTTGACGCGCATTGCTTACGCGGCAAATTCGCTAAACGTCAAGGCTTGGCATAAAATTCGGCTGTCCTATTACAACAACCAACAACGGGGTAACACTGTGGCAGACGCATCGCTGGCAATCGTTTTCGCATTGATCATGGCTTTGGCCGGAATCGGTTTCGTACTCTGGCAGCTGCGACGAGTGCTGGCGTATCCGCAGGGCAACGACACCTTGCGCAGCATTGCCGCGGCGATTCAGGAAGGCGCCGCGGCGTTTTTGCATCGCGAATACCGAATACTGGCGGTATTCGTCGTGGTGGTTGCCGGCATCATCGCCGGCTTTTTGCAATGGCAAACCGCCGCCGCCTTCGTACTTGGCGCCGTGGCTTCGGCCGGCGCCGGTTACCTAGGCATGTATACCGCGGTGCGCGCCAATCTGCGCACCGCCGAAGCCGCCAGCCATAGTCTGCAACTGGGCCTGAAA containing:
- a CDS encoding GumC family protein, producing MHEQTVEFRPVLRNTSRISRSKLFFAVFLISLAVSQTAVFMQTPQYRSSATLLTTSATDLDQASPAADLQHLGIQTEILLGSAIMEATVERLQEVTRHAESWEPQTLRRQFSVSAEPDTNLLHLYADGPEPKRLELALDAWIASYLKVRGDATAENSDKLAGQLHGQLERTERQIAEQRRRIEQFGMQHNILSAESGDNQAHARLQGLNKALNDALAAEVGSKAKLDTLSAAISEGRPVVAESDSQAMAVLLQQAEKLRDQMAEIEGRFTADYIALNPNLNRVREQLAEIERKIAAKSEQGQHMALQEAQNAYLAAKQSVASLKAQLNAHKQAAAEYASGFSEQQAMQQDLANLETVAQGIKQRLADIDIKQRQTYPQVEVVSWASLPDRPIGPDYPLEAGWAAGGSFALALTVVLLWEFLRRAEQPEIPTAKSLGWRPPAQAQPALEAAYYPAQNGLAGPTFAALPAVDGPTEMSRNEVLALYRGSEPPLNAVVALLCNGLSLAEIVSLSPDCLNAETLMIMVPGQRNLPMTAAVAHLCRLGAHFTEWPRAEALDSLLCSFAIDFGLPTPQVNAEAIRHTYLLYLVRQGIKLTDLNKIAGALSSERLQLLRRYSPALAGLPFQAIDLDFIPPA